The DNA segment AAAGTATAAAACATCTGGTGTACCATGGGATGTAACAGCGATAAATTCTGAAACTGTTGCAATCACCTTACAAGATAAAGGGAAAATCTTGTTTATGAACAATAAAAACGGACTAACTGAAAGTCACAGCCTGAAAGTAAGAAAATGGTGCAGAGGGATTGATCATCACAATGGTGTCATTGCAGTGTCCTTTATCCGCCCACGGGCTGTCCAGATACTGAACATGAAAGGTGAGATTTTACATGAAGTCAAAGATACGAGCATGTTTCAGTATCCAAACTACATAGCTTTCAGAGGTGATAAGAGTATTGTTGTGTCTGACTGTGATAAACATGCAGTGTATGAGCTAACAGTAGAAGGGCAACTAAAGGCAACGATGACTAGTGAGGATCTTTTATATCCAAGGGGACTGGCAGTGACCAGCAATGGAACTGTTGTTGTTTGTGGACGAGATAACAGCGGAAGAGTAAGCATGATAGTTCCAGATACAAGAGAAATTCTGCCTCTCTATGTACAGCATGTCCAGCAACCAGTGTCAATTCTTGTTTGTGAAGAAAGCAACAAAATGTTTGTATGTGAAAGCAGTAGTTCTAATGATTGTaattacataaaaatgtattacCTTAAATAGAGTGCAAAACTAGAAACGAACTGTTTATTTGGTACCTTGGCGTAATCTGCAACTCAAATAAACTGTACATACTTCATTAGAAATTATTCAagtattgttattttttcataaaagatGTTTATATACGTAATACAGATTATATAATATTAGTCATTCTGTACATGTAACATGCGAACAAGGTTGTTGTATGGTTTATAAATGCCTTTTTAGTTGCGGTCTTCATTCCTCATCCTAATTTCTAGTACCCAACTGTTTTAATAGATTGCAAAGGCTCCCCACAGAGTGTGGTGTTGGCAAATATGAAATATGCCTTTAAAAACATAAAGTCCTTAATTAAAAATGGGCTGCTACAAAATATATGTCAGTTTGTATGTAGAGGTTTGATACCAGTATTTaggaattttataaattaaaataagaCTAGTACAACCAGCGTTTCAGACATACTGTCTGAATATCCCGCAGTTGCAAACCTTATATTGTATAagtaatattacatatttcttatagTTCACTAGACTTTGAATTTGACAGAATATTTTTagttagaaaatgtttttatgaagATACGTGTTGTAGCGTCAAATGGAAACCACAGCAAATACATTGTGCTAGATATtaccagaaaaaatattttgccttTGACTTTTTTCTCTCCACCTGTTAGTATACTTGCtttgttacatgttttagatatatttatgaaattataatTTCAGGAATCTGAAAATCTAATTACTGAATATCTCTATATTGTTCTGTGATATTCCTCACATAATAAGTTTTTTTCATTAAGGTACTTCTGCACATCTGATAAAAAGTAACGGTGTCATTTATCCGGTTAACGTAGAACAAAACCTAGATTCAgtttacggaaatgaaaatcattttatgaattataaattatatatggCAATCTGTGAGAAAAATTTATCTAAACGGCATCGTTACAATCTTTCTAAAGGGAAACGTCTCGCacgttaaggggacgcatattgctacattcacagttcatatagcaatgaggaaggggtgcatattcaagaaatcgatggtgggaaaataaaaaacatattcctaaactgatataatactgatggacacctgtaatattcagtattttgtggataaggatgtggtactatgaatgtaataggaaaacagaggtctttgtgaaagtacattcaacacaaaatattaagcttttgtataaggaaaaaacaggttttttttacaataacagtgttccaaataatgttgaagggatgagattttctttctaacacaccaggtttgcttaaacatgtaaaaatttaacgccacgtctgttcatctcgggatggacgccatatttgtcattgataaaaaatgtaaacaaaaaaatcagagtgggattagcattgcaagggcataacatgacattctacacaatgaataccttagaacagatatctaagatgctacacaggtcaggcgggttaaatgcataatgtcgatcacttgaaattcatcttgaaaaggtggttaattttagtttgtttacatggtttttaattttccaacgacttctcggcgattcactgcaaatgtattactgcgccggacgaaaggtaactctaataaacaacgggagacaacttaggtgtcagcacgtgtacgattttaaaaaaaaacatgtcgatgattataatttcttatcaaataatgaatcctattcagatattcgtctttaatattagaaaattattaatttctgtggacatttgtcaaataatattacttacagtggactactttgcgcatcaaactggtttccgcttcagttgtgaggcacttccgttatactttttgacaacaataacaaaacacaaaacgaatcaataaagtcacttacaaaccgactgctacttaaatcagtgtaagtaaagttgttgttacaacattatacatgttcgttacgttatgagataaagtttatcttgaactgcataatccattaattacgtttagatgatattgcatttacaacttatttgaccccgtttttttacgtgaatgacagcattctcgtgcaactcgtgcaaacagaattatgaaaagtatggtggagaattcaaggacaaattataaatgacattaaagtgaggataactgtatattcgtccagttttgatcattgacattcctgctgtttattagtaacttttgtgaacaagattagaatgttgcttttgcacatatacacattgattggacctctcaaccaaatttcataccttatttttgggatttttaagacaatacaattcaaaagtttgttgaatgtgttttgatatttaagtgcattgtagttcatgaataccaagttaaaaattaataatggcaacatttctaggcctttattgtaagccactagacttctgtaacgataaatgtttaatgtattaaggggaatatactcttttagttttgtaatgtggcattccttgaccaccgtatcttttcttatgcactactttgtaaacaaactaaataatgtgttttagctcacatatgcgaaatgaaaagcaagacagtgaacttatttcacattctttcttaaaattagaatctgtaggacattgataaatgtttggacaaagtgaagcactattattttcgcaccaaaaagtcttaattgttgactttgaatgtacacaagaagtcttatgtaattcaacaataactttcttgtttcagtttttctcatttttattttagtgagcaatcctttgtgtacttataacagttgaaacagtattcatttcatttaccaaaaccttgtacttttttgcaggtaaattttataataccccacccacttttttctaatttcaaagtatgcgtccccttaagtaaTTCCAACTAATGTCATAAAATCAGCGTGTCATGTGCAGATCTCTAATCATGGGCAAACATCTCAAAAACAAGCGCACGGAccgatacattttatttcaccatattatagaccacAAGTTTGTTTATGACTGTGATAAACTTCGTTAAAATCTACACAGCAGAAGAAGTATGGTTTGCGAAAATGTTATTGTGAGTTTTCCGTACACGACCATTACGAGAACTTGTGCGAATtccaaatcagtctagcaaaaaatcaagcacacgactctatccttttatttgccgaattttcctagtatattctgaagattttgaaaaatcagggtttattcaaattctacattttagaataattctttttccaaacgtgcagaactaccttaacggtGGAAGTAACTCCAGGTTGTTTTCTATGATGAAATTATTGGCCTTTGCTCCAAACATGAATGGTTCAGACATCAGATGAAAGTGTGTTGTTTTAAAATGTCTAGTTACATaatatttgcaatatttattaACTAAGCTCCATGCTAAAATTATCCAAATTGGTGCCTTTAGTTTGTTACATAGCTCATAATCTCATGACGCGACACTTCAGAAAAGCCGTAAAAGCGATGCTAAGTAGGTGTCAGAAATACGTTTTTAACTTATTTATCCCTAGGTCAAATGTTTATAAgtagtataaaatatttatttatttattttgttgggtttaacgtcgcaccgacacaattttaggtcatatggcgactttccagctttaatggtggaggaagaccccaggtgcccctccgtgcactatttcatcacgagcgggcacctgggtagaaccaccgaccttccgtaagccagctggatggcttcctcacgtgaagaattctacgccatGAGTACATCTAAATTTGGAAATGTGTGAAATGTGTGGAATTTTACCCCGTATCCCCTATTTCCACCACACACTTACATTACCGTTAATAAATCGTTTATTCTAACTGTACCTTTAATAGCCTAATATATCTATATGAATTAGAAATTCAGTATGCTTAGGAAGATATCAGTCGGACTGTGAATAAATACGTGCAGTTTAACTATTTGATACATGATCTTTCATGGTCAAAATTAATCCAGTGTATTATCTTTAAAAGGGAACTTCCCTGTATTTCCGGTTTATTTTATTCGTTAGTTTTAGAATAAAGTACTGTATATAACAAAACTGCAGTTGGTTTATTTAGCGCAACAAtggagcattatttcatcacgagcgggcacctgggtagaaccaccggtcttccgtaagccatctggatggcttcctcacattaagaattcaacatcccgagtgaggctcgaaactacatcgatgagaggcaagtgattcaaagtcagtgaccttaaccactcggccacggaggcccctcatcTATGGGTTTGCATTATAGATATCTGTGGGCAAGAACTTAAGATAGTAACACTTGGTAGCTGAACATGTTTCTCGGTATTGTATTCGACATTCTTTGGCTGAAAATGTAGCTTAACGCACACttgatattaaataaaaattggAGATTGTCACTACGGGTCATCTAAAATATATTTAGTGAACCTTTTGGGTGAATCTTATCTATCAGTACGCGCATAATATAAAAAGATGCATTAAATTAGTTGTGGGCTTTTTAAGTCCAAGGACAAGGTCACCGCTGCTAAGTCGGTTCAATATGTGATATTTAGTGAATATATTTCAGAGAAACTAGGTAAAAATGGAGCCCAAAACTCATAACCGATTTAGGATGCATTATATCTGTTTCTCTAACGCAATGTATCAAACGATTTCGAGCTGATGGAAACTCACGATAGACATACAGTATCTGACAATGAAAGTAGTCACTGAGTCTTTAACATTCACTTCGACTCGAACTTTTTCAAATGTATGAAGTTCtatttataatatgttttagCATTAATTTAACAGTATTCTTGCGTTGACATATCACCCAATAGTCTATCTCTTTCTTGTCCAGCATTGCAGCATCTTAATATCCAAGCCTTCAAATGTTTCCTTACAGTTTTGTCAAGAACGCAGAAGAGTATGCAGTTCCAGAAAGCTTGGCCGCTGGCACCATAACTTTGCATTGTAAGTAAAAAGTCTAGAAAACCCTTCATATGTTGTTGCTGCAAAACATCAAGATCGGCATATGTTGTTATAAAGAATCGAGTAAATCCCCAGAGTTTGAGCAAATAAATGACCATCCACACAAACACAAAGTTTTCGTCTTCATTGCGCAGCGTGTCTGATAAAGACGCAAGTTGTGAACTTTTGTGGTGCAGTTTctgaaatatgaaacattttgcGAGATAATTGTTACGCTCATTTGATTCTTAGTTGAAATTGGTTCTCAGATAAAATTGGTTGCGAAATATTCCATAAAGTTTTCAAGTAAAGTCTGAGATTTGTTAACACACACTAAATGCTCCTCAAAACAGTGATTGGAAAATGCGCATTTATATGGGTCTTGCTCTCTACACTAATTAAAACGCTGTCAATTTAAATGTGTTTCACAAACTTCGACCATTTTACATTCCATGCCAAATCGCCATTACAGTATTGCTCACGAATACGCAGATTCCATTCACAATATCTGCTTTTCCCCAACTGTTTTATGGAACAACCCGAATTACTATAAGTATTACAGAAATGAATTCAGAATTGTTCCCGTTTTACACTCGAGCACACCTTTGCTTGGATTTGAAATTAAAAGCCTATTACAAACACAAATATTAACTTGATGAATTTTATATATGATTCTTTTTTCAAGAATTCAACATTATAAATGTTTAGATTTTGAATCACGATCCTTTAACTGGCCAATGATTCATGATTCTGTGCTTGTTGTCAATAAAAAACGAGGAAAATCCTCAAAtcgattaaaacaaattattttagaaattagaAACTTTCATTATGTTGAAGAAATTCCATACACATAGCAAACTGTTACCTAGCGTAATTTTCGGCAGGCAGTGACTCACTGCTTTCGTCGGCACTGACTGACCGGTGTTATGGTAGGTCACGTGACGTAGGAAGGTCACGTGATCGGAGGAGAGGTTCGTAGAAGCAAgaggggggttggggggggggggggggggtgagctCCAGGCCATTGTCTCGGCTGAGCGATGGTCTCCGCTGTTTTATCTCTATAGCCTCTTTGACTTTGCGTTTGATGAGTCCACTTCCACTTGTCAGAATCTCGGTGTTTTCAGATTTGATGGTATGTCCGGTGTTTTGACAATGTCCGATCGCGTGACCTACCATAACACCGGTCAGTCAATGCTGAAGAAGGCAGTGACACACTGCCGAAAATTACACTAGGTAAAAGTTTGCTCTGAGTGTGGAATTTCTTCAACATAATGTCAAATCCAGAGCATGGGAACAACATCATCAGTTGTAGAATCTTTCAGTCCTACCAAATGAATAGGATCTTTGAAAGTATAGAACCCACAATAGAAAAATAATAACACGCTcggtttgatggagtctgttTAAAAAAGgtaatggaaaatgtaacacCCCCAGCAGAATTCTGCTACATAGATATTGAGCGTACTCCGTGAAACCAGCAAATATACAGATAAGAAAGCTGAACAGCTGTGTCCAGAGCTCGAACTCATGACTAGTTATGGCATGAaacttatattatatacaatgtacCTTCATGAAAGCTGATATGCTAGATTTAAGAATGCTTACCAGATAAAATTTCAGATGGATGTAGAGGAAACATGCTGTTAAGTAACAAGCGATCTGCCATCCAATATCTGCTATATACATCCATGTCCGTATTTCCTGCGGCGGCAAGTTGCTCTTTATTCCACACCACACTCCGGTACCATAGCAGAAATCTTCTCCTAGACAGTCCTTGTGCAGCAGTATCAGAacaataattactgtaaaatcaaaaaAGCAAATTACTTTAGTACGAAACAGTTACGGTATTTTGGCGAATCTTGATCGAATAGGTCATACTTGTACTTAACTAATTCAGTGTATGTAATAAAGCTAAACAtctttacaatatttttcaagtacaaaatTACTGACAAACTGAAATTAAGAGCTGTCACCCATGTCACTCTAAGAATCAGATTTCTTTGCTCGCAaggaaatgtattaaaatgtgaCGAAAAAAATGTACGATTTTTTTATAATAGTAATGATActtataagtttaaaattaacgTTCTGGAAAACCAAATTGCTGAGATCCCCAGTATATGGTTGCAATATGGACAAATGCTTACAATGCTAATGGAAccataattatacacattttcccATATACGGTGCATATGGGTCCCATAAATTTCCCATATACAGTGCATATGGGCCCCATATAGACTTCGTGTCTTGATAGGATTTCTTGTGTTATGTTTGTGTACCTGCTAAATTTTAACGCGCATACGCTGAATAAAGTGCGTTTAAAGGCACGGTTTGCACATGCATGAACACTAggtaaaataatttgatacatGTAATAACAAGTAAACATGATTTACCTAAGAAATAAGTGGAGAACACTTGGTAtgtttttgttcataaataagAAAATCCCTGAATACTTGAATTAATAGATATTGGAACTCATCTGTCATGAATATACAGAATCATATTCAGTTCCAGCTTCAGTAAATATAACtccattttcataataaaacacAGCGACTGGGACATTTATAATTTATGCGCTCTGGACAGACTTACTAAGCAGAGAAAAAGGTAATCAAATCTTGAGCAATACCcggtagtttttttttaattggctcTATTCAACACTTCCTCAATGGATATCAGTAACAAAAGATAAAGGATCTTTTATTAACTGTTAAGTCTGATGTGATATCAATTAATTAACTGATAAATCACCGTGTATATGTAGAAACCTGATACAACAGATGAACATATAACCTTGTACAATCAGtgattaaattttatttgttttctatgAAATGCAGTTGAAAAACTTCATCTCTTCATCCCATTTTTATTGCAAATTCATGAAATTTCCATCCAAACCTTGTTTCCTCAGATTCCAGTGATATGTGTTTTAAGTATTACTACATCACTATATTAATAGGCAACAATACATTCTACCGTAAAACGTTTATCTGAACTGTCATAAATGCTGCAAAGAAAAGACTGCTTTCAGAAGAAGAACGAAATATTAGCTCAGCTGATCGAGGCCGTTATGACGATCATAATAATGCCACTTTCTTTCTGTTTCCCATGGCAATACGTTCATTATCCAccgccgaaggcggagggatatactTTTGGCGTTGTTccttagtccgtccgtccgtccgtccgtatgtctttccgtccgtccggagccatatttAGGAAGTGGTATGGAATACTTTGATAAAACTTCATATGCATATTCATCACTATAATGAAATGCGgcacgtcaagtttcagtcagattaccCGGGTAACGCCAGAATTATGGCTCTTaatagtttctagtgttaactatatagggtactataaatatgacatatttgacctagaactatgaaacttagactgaatttagatcatcataatgtggtagtgcacacacaatttcgccAGGATCGCTTTattaacttcagagttattgccctttaattgtttaaaaatccccatgtatgtacataacaaactaaccaattggtagaatttcattaaacttctttcatcttttcccatgaacatttattagcaacatgtgaagttgtgttccCACACCCGGAAACCCCCACCGCCCTGGTCACTCGCACTTcccccatatttttttttcattttttctttttttttaaaccttaaacctgccatgaatatttatcaacatgcaaagttgtaccctccctCCACCTCGCTCCACCACCCAGTCACCTCCACCACCACGATCATGCAACCCCCCCCAACCCTCCCCCCGCAATTTTTCTCTCCATTTTTTATATTCcatcaatattttttatcaacatgtgaagttttataccctcacctggtcacatCCCCCtcccactattttttttttcaaaccttccatgaatatttatcaatatgtgAAATTGTACCCCCCACCTCCCACCCAATCACCGCCCACTTTCAAGATTTCTAACTTGATTGTgctaaggacatctgttcttttaagttcaaatgtaataaaattatttgcctcttagtaacattcttaactttttgccggctttatttctttgccattcctcaccacaaacccattcggcggaGGATACCAATTCGTcgaattttcttgtttcatttcaTCTTACAATCAAATTTCGATCTAAATCTACTTACATGGAACTATCCAACACAGCACGTGATACAGCGCGTGCATGTAGTATACTTCTGTTCGTCGCGTTCTTATTATGACAGATGACCACAGATGTATTGCAATAACGGCGGTCCATAGGAAAGAAGCTAGATTCGAAAACGTCGTTACAAAACTTTGTCCAATACATAAGTActcattttctgtaattttattaacAGAGGTACAGTTTTCAGCTACATGATCCTTGCCGTCGTGGGCGTATGCATAGCGCACGACGGCAGTTAAATTGCCGACGGCGGTAAATAGGTCAGCCAGTGTGAGATAAACAAGTAATTTCctagtgaaattctgtatttcTCTAATTGTAAAGTATGTCACTAAAATAACAATTCCGCCAATAATAGACAAGCAACTACTCATCCCAGTCAGTACCAAGTTATATACAGCTAAAGTCACCGTTTGTCCCTCCATTTCTGAATGTCCGGAAGTTTTGAttaataattttttatcataCGAAAAACGAAAGCAAACGAATAGTGTACATATGTTTATGTGCTAATCAATTCGAGCGTTGAATGTCTGTACagacatataaaacataattttatgaatCAGTAGTTCGCTTTTTTCACTGATATTCGGATACTTCGCTAGCTTCTCCACAATTCAAAAACCGCCTCTTCACAAATCTTTTCCATAACTTTATGatacacaatctgactaaagtacatctcctattacgctacgcttcgtttagaagatcaagtacttaagtcagattgcacTTACTGAATGAGATAAATTGACGTGTAGGTTTTATAGACTAAACAGTTTAGAGACAAAGATCTGA comes from the Mercenaria mercenaria strain notata chromosome 9, MADL_Memer_1, whole genome shotgun sequence genome and includes:
- the LOC123543456 gene encoding G-protein coupled receptor 157-like, with product MEGQTVTLAVYNLVLTGMSSCLSIIGGIVILVTYFTIREIQNFTRKLLVYLTLADLFTAVGNLTAVVRYAYAHDGKDHVAENCTSVNKITENEYLCIGQSFVTTFSNLASFLWTAVIAIHLWSSVIIRTRRTEVYYMHALYHVLCWIVPLIIVLILLHKDCLGEDFCYGTGVWCGIKSNLPPQEIRTWMYIADIGWQIACYLTACFLYIHLKFYLKLHHKSSQLASLSDTLRNEDENFVFVWMVIYLLKLWGFTRFFITTYADLDVLQQQHMKGFLDFLLTMQSYGASGQAFWNCILFCVLDKTVRKHLKAWILRCCNAGQERDRLLGDMSTQEYC